Sequence from the Bacteroidota bacterium genome:
ATCCGCATAATTATATCACTCTTTTTCTTAAAATCGATAATGTCAAATTCAGGAAAAAGGTTGTGCCCGGCGATACCATAGTTTTCCACCTGGAACTTGTTGAACCCATCCGCAGAGGTATATGCCATATGAAGGGTACTGCTTACGTTGGGGATAACATTGTAATGGAAGGTAAAATGATGGCTTCCATAATAAAAAAGGATATTGAAGAAACTGAAAATAATTTACGATGAATCAACCTCTCGCATACGTCCATCCCCAGGCCAAGGTTGCTAACAATGTTGTTATCGAACCGTTTGTTAACATTGAAAAAAATGTGATCATTGAAGAAGGCACGTGGATAGGTTCTCATGTTACGATCATGGAAGGAGCCCGGATTGGCAAAAACTGCAGGATATTTCCCGGTGCTGTGATAGCCGCCATACCGCAGGACCTGAAATTCGATGGGGAAGATACCATCGTTAAAATCGGTGACAACACCACCATTCGTGAATTCACCACTATTAACCGCGGTACAAAAGCAAGTTTTGAAACCGTTGTTGGAAAGAACTGCCTTCTTATGGCGTATGTACATGTGGCGCATGATTGTTATATCGGCGACAATGTTATCCTTGCCAATGCTGCCACCCTGGCCGGACACATCCGCATCGACGACTGGGCTATCATCGGTGGGCTTGCAGCCGTTCACCAGTTCGTACAGATCGGTGCCCATGCCATGGTTTCAGGCGGAGCCCTCGTCAGGAAAGACGTTCCCCCTTTTGTGAAAGCAGCCAGGGAACCTCTCTCATACGTTGGCGTAAATTCGATCGGATTAAGAAGAAGGGGATTCACCAACGACCAGATCAATCAACTTCAGGATATTTACCGCTATATCTATCTGAAAAACCGGAATGTGTCACAGGCGGTAAACTATATTGAAGCCGAAATCCCGGCTTCGCCCGAAAGAGATGAGATTCTCTCTTTTATTTCCCGCTCAACCCGGGGCATCATGAAAGGTTATTCAAGATTCCAAAAATCCGAAGTATAGTTAAAACGATTAGATAATATGGCAACTACAGCTGATTTCAGAAACGGACTTGTAATTGAATTTAACGGGGAATTATTTACCATCGTAGAATTTCAACATGTAAAGCCGGGCAAAGGTGCGGCATTTGTCAGAACCAAGCTCAAGAACATCAAAACAGGCAAAGTTATCCCCAATACTTTTTCGGCGGGCGTCAAGATTAATATCCAAAGGGTAGAAAGAAGACCTTTCCAGTATCTTTATAAGGAAGGGACAACCTATCACTTCATGAATAACCAGACTTACGACCAGATATTCATCGAAGGGGATCTGATCAATGCTCCGGATCTGATGAAGGAAGGCCAGGAAGTGGAAATTATGTACCATGCCGATACCGATACTCCCATGTCGTGCGAGTTACCTGCATACGTGGAATTAAAGGTAACGTATACCGAACCCGGCGAAAAAGGCAATACAGCCACCAATGCCATGAAAGATGCAACCGTGGAGACCGGTGCAGTAGTAAAGGTCCCTCTTTTCATTAACATCGACGACATCATTCGTGTCGATACACGTACCGGTGATTATTCCGAAAGAGTAGCCCGTTAATTTATTTATCTTTATTGCCCAATTATCCATCCTGCCTATGAAACTGGATGCTCCTGTTAAAATCAAAGATCTGGCAGCACTTATTGATGCTACCTATTGCGGAGACCCTGATTTTCCCGTTACCGGGATAAATGAGATACATATGGTTGAAGCCGGTGACATTACTTTCGTGGATCACCCCAAGTATTATGCAAAAGCGCTTAACTCGCATGCAACAACCATCCT
This genomic interval carries:
- the lpxA gene encoding acyl-ACP--UDP-N-acetylglucosamine O-acyltransferase, with translation MNQPLAYVHPQAKVANNVVIEPFVNIEKNVIIEEGTWIGSHVTIMEGARIGKNCRIFPGAVIAAIPQDLKFDGEDTIVKIGDNTTIREFTTINRGTKASFETVVGKNCLLMAYVHVAHDCYIGDNVILANAATLAGHIRIDDWAIIGGLAAVHQFVQIGAHAMVSGGALVRKDVPPFVKAAREPLSYVGVNSIGLRRRGFTNDQINQLQDIYRYIYLKNRNVSQAVNYIEAEIPASPERDEILSFISRSTRGIMKGYSRFQKSEV
- the efp gene encoding elongation factor P: MATTADFRNGLVIEFNGELFTIVEFQHVKPGKGAAFVRTKLKNIKTGKVIPNTFSAGVKINIQRVERRPFQYLYKEGTTYHFMNNQTYDQIFIEGDLINAPDLMKEGQEVEIMYHADTDTPMSCELPAYVELKVTYTEPGEKGNTATNAMKDATVETGAVVKVPLFINIDDIIRVDTRTGDYSERVAR